ATATTGTTCCCCTTTTGTTACAAAATAGAGATTTTTAGTAACTTGATTTTTTTCCTGCTGCAAATATTTGCGATAATTTGCTTCTGAGGTGAATTGATCAATTAAGATTCCTTCTTCTTTAACAGGCGCAATTTTTTGCTGGAGTAAGTAAATTGCTTGATTGTGTAACGCGACTTTCATGCGTACAGCGTTATACTTTGGTTGGATTTCGTTATACTTTTTTGGTGTGACAATTAATTTTTGAAAAGGAACGACTGCTTCAATTTTAGGCGCTAGTTGCCGAATTTCTTTATCGGTTAACATTTTGGAGTCTTTGACGCCAATTTCTTTTAAGTATGCTAGATTTTCACTTGCTGCATAAACGGCACAGACTACTAAAGGACCAAAATAACTGCCATTGCCTACTTCATCACTACCGATGATACTTTTTTTGGCAAAATCTTTTGGCAGTCCACCAGTAGGTAAATTATTTTTTCCATTAGAGGTGCTGGTATTTTTTTTACTTGTATTACTTGCGACTGTCGCATTTTTGTTATCCCATTTACTAGCCTCACTTTGAGCGTTAGTACCTTGAAACATTACTTTACCAGAAGTATAGCCGGTGATTGTGACACCACTTTTTTTGGCAACAAATAAGGTATAGGGAGTTTTAGTGGGAACAGTAAAGGGCGCATAATGCGCTTTTAACTGATCAAGTTGAATTTTACTTAATTTTAAAATAATTGTATTCATCAAAACGTCCTTTTTTATGTTGTATTTGCTATTAGATTTTAACATAGATATAAAAAAGCAGAGGGTAAACAGGAGAATTTTAACTAATCGTGGAAATTTTACCGTTTTTACCCTATAATATACAGGAGTTTGCCGCTAAAACTTTTAGTGGTAAAAGTGCTATAATAATGCAGTTGGTTTTCTGAAAGTTATGAAGAAGGGAAGACAGAGCATGGTAGCGGAACGCAAACGCTATAAAGCTGTGATCGCTA
The DNA window shown above is from Enterococcus montenegrensis and carries:
- the rnhC gene encoding ribonuclease HIII, which produces MNTIILKLSKIQLDQLKAHYAPFTVPTKTPYTLFVAKKSGVTITGYTSGKVMFQGTNAQSEASKWDNKNATVASNTSKKNTSTSNGKNNLPTGGLPKDFAKKSIIGSDEVGNGSYFGPLVVCAVYAASENLAYLKEIGVKDSKMLTDKEIRQLAPKIEAVVPFQKLIVTPKKYNEIQPKYNAVRMKVALHNQAIYLLQQKIAPVKEEGILIDQFTSEANYRKYLQQEKNQVTKNLYFVTKGEQYHLAVAAASILCRASFLAELDAASMKLGFVVPSGAGSKSDQVAAKILQQGGITLLAQYAKLHFANTQKAQKLARY